From a single Lolium rigidum isolate FL_2022 chromosome 7, APGP_CSIRO_Lrig_0.1, whole genome shotgun sequence genomic region:
- the LOC124674922 gene encoding serine/threonine-protein kinase D6PKL1-like, producing MEVVDKIAEPKDPLAFATRKEPPPPLPIPIKASWKGKTSQEQEQEQDEKDLPDDGEDSFRTVDSSDEGGRTSFSGASHPLEPIDMDLMKTVYVAIDEEKPEPPACLVRGMSAKGPFLDDLSLRVTGMKASTGGDEGLAEERKLSGGAAVAALATARSSQAAETVSLPPDSEEKDCVWDASLPPSGNASPHSSIDSMGVATAMSIVSGCSNTYKTEAMPSRTVLAAERNSGSVKGSIRGDSLESAKTSMSRASDSSGVSDDSSWSHITGSTSKPHKGNDPRGKAVHAVRVRDGALGMSHFRLLKRLGCGDIGSVYLSELSGTRCYFAMKVMDKASLASRKKLNRAQTEREILQLLDHPFLPTLYTHFETDRFSCLVMEFCPGGDLHTLRQKQPGKHFSEYAARFYAAEVLLAIEYLHMLGVVYRDLKPENVLVRDDGHIMLSDFDLSLRCAVSPTLIRTSAFDSDPRRAGGSFCVQPTCMEPTSACIQPVCFMPKLFGQKSKKKVRKTRSELGQSGINLPELLAEPTSARSMSFVGTHEYLAPEIIKGEGHGSAVDWWTFGIFLHELLYGKTPFKGSGNRATLFNVVGQQLKFPESPSTSYASRDLIRGLLAKEPQQRLGVKRGATEIKQHPFFEGVNWALIRCSTPPEVPRPVEAELPMKYGVSEAIASNNKRAVGTDTKSGGKYLDFEFF from the exons ATGGAGGTAGTGGATAAGATCGCGGAGCCCAAGGACCCTCTGGCGTTCGCTACTCggaaggagccgccgccgccgctgccgataCCCATAAAGGCGTCGTGGAAAGGGAAGACCtcccaggagcaggagcaggagcaggacgaGAAGGACCTGCCAGACGACGGCGAGGATAGCTTCCGCACCGTGGATTCCTCCGACGAGGGCGGCCGGACCTCCTTCTCCGGGGCCAGCCACCCCCTGGAGCCGATCGACATGGACCTGATGAAGACCGTCTACGTCGCGATCGACGAGGAGAAGCCCGAGCCGCCGGCGTGCCTTGTGCGGGGGATGTCGGCGAAAGGGCCGTTCCTGGATGATCTTTCGCTCCGTGTTACGGGAATGAAGGCGAGTACCGGCGGTGATGAAGGCTTGGCTGAAGAGAGGAAGCTGTCCGGTGGTGCTGCGGTGGCGGCGCTGGCCACGGCGCGCTCGTCGCAGGCTGCCGAAACCGTGTCCCTGCCGCCGGACTCGGAGGAGAAGGACTGTGTCTGGGATGCCTCGCTCCCTCCCAGCGGCAATGCCAGCCCTCACAGCAGCATCGACAGCATGGGGGTGGCCACCGCCATGAGCATCGTGAGCGGCTGCAGCAACACGTATAAAACCGAAGCCATGCCTAGCAGAACCGTGCTTGCGGCGGAGAGGAACTCTGGAAGCGTAAAGGGTAGCATTCGAGGCGACTCTTTGGAAAGCGCGAAGACTAGCATGAGCAGAGCAAGTGACAGCAGCGGCGTTAGCGATGATAGCAGCTGGAGCCATATCACTGGGAGTACCAGCAAGCCTCATAAGGGGAATGATCCTAGAGGAAAGGCGGTTCACGCTGTACGGGTTCGAGATGGCGCGCTTGGGATGAGCCACTTTAGACTGCTCAAGCGTCTGGGCTGTGGTGACATTGGCAGTGTGTACCTCTCGGAGTTAAGTGGAACTAGGTGCTACTTTGCTATGAAAGTGATGGACAAGGCATCCTTGGCCAGTAGGAAGAAGTTGAATCGGGCTCAAACTGAGAGGGAGATTCTACAGCTTCTGGATCATCCGTTCCTGCCTACTCTGTATACGCATTTTGAGACCGACCGGTTCTCGTGCTTGGTCATGGAATTTTGTCCGGGTGGTGACTTGCACACTCTGCGACAGAAACAGCCAGGAAAACATTTCTCCGAATATGCAGCAAG GTTTTATGCTGCGGAAGTTCTTCTAGCTATAGAGTATCTACACATGCTGGGAGTCGTGTACAGGGACCTGAAGCCAGAAAATGTTCTGGTGCGTGATGATGGCCACATAATGCTTTCAGATTTTGATCTCTCCCTGAGATGTGCAGTCTCACCTACACTAATCAGAACATCAGCTTTTGATTCTGATCCCAGAAGAGCGGGTGGTTCATTCTGTGTACAACCTACTTGCATGGAACCTACCTCAGCCTGTATTCAGCCAGTTTGTTTCATGCCCAAATTGTTTGGTCAGAAGAGCAAGAAAAAGGTTAGGAAGACAAGGTCTGAGTTGGGACAGAGTGGCATTAACCTGCCTGAGCTCCTCGCAGAGCCAACATCGGCTCGATCAATGTCGTTTGTTGGCACTCATGAGTACTTGGCCCCAGAAATCATCAAAGGTGAAGGCCATGGAAGTGCCGTTGACTGGTGGACATTTGGTATATTTTTGCACGAGCTTCTATACGGCAAGACACCATTCAAGGGGTCAGGCAACCGTGCCACACTGTTCAACGTGGTTGGTCAGCAGCTAAAATTTCCGGAATCACCTTCCACAAGCTATGCTAGCAGGGACCTTATCAGGGGGCTCCTGGCTAAGGAACCACAGCAGCGTCTCGGTGTGAAGAGGGGTGCGACGGAGATAAAACAGCATCCATTCTTCGAAGGCGTGAACTGGGCTCTCATCCGTTGCAGCACGCCTCCTGAGGTTCCCAGGCCTGTCGAGGCGGAGCTGCCCATGAAGTACGGGGTGTCAGAAGCCATCGCCAGCAACAACAAGAGGGCGGTTGGCACGGACACGAAGTCCGGAGGGAAGTACCTTGACTTTGAGTTCTTTTAG